DNA from Elaeis guineensis isolate ETL-2024a chromosome 2, EG11, whole genome shotgun sequence:
TCTCACGGAAATAGAATATCACAATCAGCAAGATGTTTTAGTATAACTATCTTTTTTCGGCTTTTGGCAGTAACATCAATCAGCAGCGCATAATTCCTAGTACTGAAATGTCTAGCTACAAGTTCACATTGACTTGGATACATATTTAGTAAATTTGTCTAGACTAGTATTCCTTGTGCTGGAATTGCTGTTTCTTTCTCCTCCAAGCAAGCTTTTTCATTATCCCTTATTTGCATTTTTctatccttttcctctcttttctttccccATAGAACACCGTAAAGGCCTCCAACCATGAGAACTGCACTTAGAATGCTGCAACGACATATGACAATAGTAAAGTTTTCTTTCAAGCATGATAGTATAATATGAAAAGCGAAATTGATGAAGCGCTGGAGGACACCTTCCCAAATTAATTACTTCtccaagaagaaaagaggagcatATAATTTGGATAATTAGAGTCAGTGGTGTGCTCATAGCCAAGAAAACGGGGCCCTTCTTCTCAATGGTCCATGACTGCAAGTAAAATGTCATTCCAGTGGCCATGATACCCTGTCGTGCATCACTTGATCAAATTGTAGCAGCAAATAATTAAGATGAGGGATATATCAAGGCATGCTTACGTATGGTCCATTATTAGTTTTTTGTCACCAAACACAAGTAGTTCAGATTTTCTTTTTTCGATAAAGCATGAGAAGCAAATTGATATAATACATTATAAACAAGCTGTAGTGTTGCAGAAAGTTTTTGAGTCATGTAGCTTAACTCTACATTTAACCTCAAATCAAGTGTTCACATAGAAAGGCATTGTTTCTAATGTAGGGGTGCAATAGCTAAGCTAGAGCCGGCCGTCCGCACAATTCAATTCTCCCTGAAGATATTGTTCTTTTCGCTAAATTTATTTACTCTCGCTAATTTTATGATCTGAAAGCTTTAGGCGGGTTCTGTGAGGAAGGTTTGGCAATTTCTACGCCATGATTTCTTAAGAAAAGATGGGCTCTGGTGGAACAAAGAGTGCACAGGAAAAATATCttaatagaagaaaagaaaagaaaaacacttACGCCATAAGTCACTGAGAGGAGATTCATGTTGAAGCCCAACTTCCACCGAGAAAAGTCCCTCTCAAATGCTAGAGCTATGAAGAATGACTGAATGCTGCTACAGAGACACTGAAGAGCGGTGAATAGAAGCTTGGCAGGGTACTCCTCCAACACATATCCCTAGTGGAAATTAAATCACTCTCTCTTGAGAACAGAAGATTGAACCAAATTTTTTAGGCCTGTTCTTAGTCCTATTTGCAAATTATGCTACATTGGTGCTTAAAGCTTAGAAGCATGCCTGCAGGACTATCCATAGGGACAATGCTGTAGTAGAAATGGTCATAAGGAGGGTCCCCAAGGCCCATTTGGAGTGACCTCGATCGGTTTGACTCGCTTCGTGACCAAGGAGGTGATGATGGTGGAAGGATTTCAACTGGGGTCCCTTGTAGAAGGCC
Protein-coding regions in this window:
- the LOC109504748 gene encoding WAT1-related protein At5g64700; protein product: MGNMKVYAVAFLIRFIYAVMQILTKAAFDGGMSTFIYVFYRQLIGTLFVAPIALVLERNMAPPLSFKVCFKIFLLALVGFVVFLDTFSVGLDDTTTTSAAAMTNSVPVVTFILAVLFRIETIKIKKLQGIAKVSGLVLCLAGILTMAFYKGPQLKSFHHHHLLGHEASQTDRGHSKWALGTLLMTISTTALSLWIVLQGYVLEEYPAKLLFTALQCLCSSIQSFFIALAFERDFSRWKLGFNMNLLSVTYGGIMATGMTFYLQSWTIEKKGPVFLAMSTPLTLIIQIICSSFLLGEVINLGSILSAVLMVGGLYGVLWGKKREEKDRKMQIRDNEKACLEEKETAIPAQGILV